In Musa acuminata AAA Group cultivar baxijiao chromosome BXJ3-11, Cavendish_Baxijiao_AAA, whole genome shotgun sequence, one DNA window encodes the following:
- the LOC135652678 gene encoding protein VACUOLELESS GAMETOPHYTES-like encodes MGRLGHELVIAHFSHPHPLELTSLHRQPATSCAGCSRDLSDRAYSCKTCGFALDVSCAQMPQRVRHPADASHSLTLLTAGGSFRCNACGADGSAFFYHCGECNLNLHCSCAAMPLSVVHAAHLHPLTLFFFPHYENRGFSCDICGHPGSYQWVYSCAMCGFDAHVGCAAAEEAQANPPWHDSEGGGSAPHLALQKMETGVGVRKIDKRKAKRIAKRVAVTVGTSLICTIL; translated from the coding sequence ATGGGCAGGCTCGGCCATGAGCTGGTCATCGCCCATTTCAGTCACCCCCACCCTTTGGAGCTCACCTCCCTTCATCGGCAACCGGCGACCTCCTGCGCCGGCTGCTCTCGCGATCTCTCCGACCGCGCCTACTCGTGCAAGACATGCGGGTTCGCGCTCGACGTATCCTGCGCCCAGATGCCGCAGCGCGTCCGCCACCCGGCCGACGCCAGCCACAGTCTCACCCTCCTCACCGCCGGTGGCTCCTTCCGCTGCAACGCGTGCGGCGCCGACGGCTCCGCGTTCTTCTACCACTGCGGCGAGTGCAACCTCAACCTGCACTGCTCCTGCGCCGCCATGCCGCTGTCTGTGGTCCACGCCGCCCACCTCCACCCTCtcaccctcttcttctttcctcacTACGAGAACAGGGGCTTCTCCTGCGACATCTGCGGGCACCCCGGCTCGTACCAGTGGGTTTACAGCTGCGCCATGTGCGGGTTCGACGCGCACGTCGGGtgcgcggcggcggaggaggcgcAAGCGAATCCCCCATGGCACGATTCCGAAGGCGGCGGCAGCGCCCCACATTTAGCTCTGCAGAAGATGGAAACCGGCGTGGGTGTTCGTAAGATCGACAAACGCAAAGCAAAGAGGATAGCGAAGAGAGTTGCCGTAACAGTGGGGACGAGCTTAATCTGCACTATCCTATAG